The following DNA comes from Acidobacteriota bacterium.
GGAAGTTTCCAGTTGGGGGCGCAGGATACGGATTACACAGCGAAACGCGGCCAGCTCAAACGGCGATCGAGATGCGCCCGCCGTCGTGCACACGGCCCAGGCGGTGGCTCCGGCCGTATCTCAGGTCGCTCCGGTCGACCGAGCGGCTGCGCCGCCGGCGCCGGAGACGGTCGAGGACACCGGCCGCCTGGTTGAAATAAAGTCGCCCATGGTGGGTACGTTCTATGCGGCACCCTCGCCCGAATCGGATGCCTACGTCTCGCAGAACGAAAAAATCACGTCCGGCCAGGTGGTTTGCATTGTTGAAGCCATGAAGCTCATGAACGAGATAGAGTCGGAAGTCAGCGGGCGGGTGGTGAAGATCCTCGGTGAGAACGGCAAGCCGGTGGAATTCGGTCAGGTGTTGTTCCTGATCGACCTGGCCGGCTGAGCGCCATTCTGGAAAGGGAATTGGATGACACTCAAGCAGATGCTGGTTGAGATGCTCAACCGGAACGCATCGGACCTGCATATCCGTGTCGGCATCCGGCCACATATTCGAGTGGACGGCAGGCTCGAGCAAATCGCGACCGATCCCGTTACCATCGAGTCCATGGACCAGATTATGACCCAGGTGCTTAACGAAAAGCAGATCGAACGGTTCTACCGCAAGAACGAAATGGACCTGGCTCTCTCGGTGGCCAAACTGGGCCGCTTCCGTATTAACCTGTTTCGCCAGCGCGGGACGGCCGGTATCGCCATTCGTGCCGTCAACACCACCGTGCCGTCGTTCCAGGAGTTGAATCTTCCGCCGACCGTGCAAAAACTGGCCCTGGAACACCGCGGTCTGATAATCGTAACCGGTACCACCGGCTCGGGCAAGTCGACCACCCTGGCGGCCATGATTGAGCAGATGAACGCCGATCACCCCTGCAACATTCTGACCATCGAGGACCCGATCGAGTATATCTATCGGGACAAGAAGTCCATCATATCGCAGCGAGAGGTGGGCGGGGACACGGAAACGTTTGCATCCGCCCTGCGCCACGCCTTTCGCCAGGACCCCGACGTCATCCTGATCGGTGAGGTGCGTGATCTGGAGACGATGTCAATTGCACTGACGGCGGCCGACACCGGCCACCTCGTGTTGACGACCCTGCACACGCTTAACGTCGTGGAGACCGTAACGCGTATCATCTCATTCTTTCCCCCTCATCAGCATCAGCAGATCAGGCTGCTGCTGGCCGGAACGCTCAAGGCGATCATCTGCCAGCGCCTCCTGGCGCGCTCGGACATGCACGGGCGGGTTCCGGCCCTCGAAGTCCTGATTAACTCCGGTGCCATAAAGGACTGCCTTCTCGACGCGCAAAAGACGATTGACCTGCCCGAGTTGCTCGAACAGGGAGGGGTTCAGTACGGCACGCAGACGTTCGACCAGTCCATCATGATGTTGTACAAGCAGGGGATGATCTCGTTTGAGGATGCGATGGCCAATGCCAGCAATCCCGACGACCTGGATCTGAGGCTCAAGGGGATCACCGGCGCCGCGGATCGCTGGACGGAGGAACAGTCTGGATCGGCCGGCAAGAGCGCCGGCGACGCGCCGGGGGGCTTTTCGAAGTATTGATCGATAAGATTTCGGCAAAGTCAGGGCCACCAGCGCGTACGTGCTGGTGGCCGTCGTTTTGTCAGGGTTGCCGGCAAGGGGAACGCAGGCCGAGCGACCCGTTGTTCTTCGCGGGCTGCTCCGCGCCACCGGTCGACTTGGCGCCTTCGGCAAGGTGTGATAGTGTGCTAACTTATGGCCGGTCTACTTTTTCCACCTTGTCTATTGTCAACCCGGGGGGAATAGGTTATCATAGGCAACTAATTTAGCACGGCCTGGCAGGGTCGCGCTCACGATTGTTGAGGACGGAAAATTGTTCGATAAGGTTCTGATTGCCAACCGGGGCGAAATCGCGCTACGGGTAATTCGTGCCTGCCGCGAACTCGGTTTGAAAACCGTCGCGGTGTACTCCGAGGCGGATCGTGACGCCCTGCACGTGCGCTTTGCGGACGAGGACGTGTGCATCGGACCGCCCCAACCCAGGCAGTCTTATCTGGATTTCAGGCGCATTATCGCGGCCGCTGAAGTGACCAACGCCGGGGCCATCCATCCGGGCTACGGCTTTCTGGCCGAAAACGCCGACTTCGCCGACGTCTGCGAATCATGCGGGATCACCTTTATTGGACCCACCGCTCAGCAGATTCGCCAGATGGGGGACAAGGCTGCGGCCAAGAACCTCATGAGGGAAGCCGGGGTGCCGGTTATTCCCGGTTCCGACGGCGTGGTGGCCTCGTTTAAGCGTGCCACGGAAATCGCCCTGGAGGTCGGGTACCCGGTGATGTTGAAGGCGGTAGCCGGTGGCGGCGGCAAGGGCATGCGCATCTGCCACGACGTTGCCGATCTCGAGCGCGGGTTTCACGTCGCATCCACGGAAGCGGCGAACGCCTTCTCCAATCCCGACCTGTACCTTGAAAAGGTGATCGTGAATCCACATCACGTCGAAATACAGGTTATCGGTGACGTGCACGGCAACTTCTTCCACTTCGGCGAGCGTGACTGCTCCATTCAGCGCCGTCACCAGAAGCTGATCGAGGAGACGCCGTCCCCGGCGATAACCGACGAATTGCGTCGTTGCATGGGGCAGACGTCGTTACAGGGCGCCAGGAACGTCAACTATCGCGGCGTCGGGACCATCGAGTACCTTGTCGACAGTAAGGGCGACTTTTACTTCATGGAGATGAACACGCGCATCCAGGTGGAGCATCCAATTACGGAGGAAGCGTACGAGGTCGACCTTGTCAAGGATCAGATCCTGGTGGCGCTGGGCGAGAAGCTGACCTACCGCCAGGAGGACCTGCGACCCCGGTGGGCGGCCATCGAGTGCCGCATCAACGCCGAGGACACCCAAAAGGATTTCCGGCCGAGTCCGGGGAAGATCGAGGCGATAAACGTTCCGGGAGGGCCGGGGGTTCGGGTCGACAAGGCCGTTTACGCCGGTTACGTGATACCACCGTACTACGATTCGATGCTGGCCAAGCTGATTGTCCGGGCGCGCAGCCGCCGTGAAGCGATTCAGCGGATGAAACACTCGCTGACCGAGTTCGTCGTTCAGGGTGTCCCGACGACTATCCCGTTCCACCGGAAAATCTTCGAGCACCCCGACTTTACCGCCGGCGTCTACGACACTTCCTTTCTTGAAAAGTATGGGAATCTACAAGAGGCTCCCGAGGTTCCCCAGAAGACCGCCGTCACACTCAGGCGCCCCGGCGAGGCAGAATCCGCAGGGGAACCGTCTGGAAGGCATGAAACGGTAACGATCAACAAAGACTCCGAGTAAGCGGAGGGAGGTTTTCCAGTGAACGTACCTGCTGACTTGAAATACACCAAGGAACACGAATGGGTAAGGGTTGACGGGAACACCGCCACAATCGGCATCACCGACTGGGCACAGTCCGAACTCGGTGACATCGTCTTCGTGGAACTGCCGGAGGTTGGAATCGACGTGGCGCAGATGGGTGCGTTCGGTACCATCGAGGCCGTCAAGGCGGTGTCGGAGTTATACTCGCCGGTCACGGGCAAAGTCGTTCAGATCAACGAAGTGCTCGAGAATGATCCAATGGCCATCAACCGCGATCCGTACGGTGAGGGCTGGATGATCAAGGTGGAAATCCCCGACACCGATCAGATCGAAGAGCTTCTCGATCCGGGGGTCTACACCAAGCTCGTGGAAGAACACTAGGCGGACCGGCGGGGGCGCCGAAACCGTGTTTCTGCTCGCTGCGAAGGTAAGTTATGCCATACGTTTCCAACACCGGGGATGACCGTCGCCGCATGCTCAAGACCATTGGTGTCGATTCGTTCGAGAGTTTGCTTGACACCGTTCCTGAAAAGCTGCGACTCAATCGGCCGCTGGATATCCCGGCCATGTCCGAGCCGGCATTGCTGGCCGATATTGAACGCCTTTCCAGCCGGAATCAGCAGGGGCTGACCTGTTTCGCAGGCGGCGGCGTCTATGATCACTTCATTCCCTCGGCCCTCACGGCCCTTCTGGGCCGTCCCGAGTTCATGACGGCCTATACCCCGTACCAGGCCGAAGTTGCCCAGGGTACGCTCCAGGTTATTTACGAATTTCAGACTCACATCTGTCGCCTGACGGGCATGGAGGTCGCCAACGCGTCGATGTACGACGGCGCCACGGCGGCTGCCGAGGCGGCTATCATTGCCACGGCCGTGACCCGCCGCAAGAAAGTGGTCCTCTCGGCCACGGTCAACCCGCTCTTCCGACAGGTTGTCAACGCTTACCTTCCCGTCCGGGGTATTGAGGTTGTGACGGTGCCGATGAAGGACGGGGTCACGGACCTGAACCGGCTCGTCGATGCAGTTGACGAACAGACTGCCTGTGTGCTGGTCGCGCAACCGAACTTCTTTGGTCATCTCGAAGAAATCGAGCCGGTACGTGACGCCAGTAGCAAGGTCGGGAGCAGGCTGGTGCTTGCCGTCGACCCGATCGCCCAGGCCGTGCTCAAAACACCGGCCGAGTACGGGGCGGACATCGCGGTCGGCGAGGGCCAGCCGCTGGGCATGCCCATGTCTTTCGGCGGTCCCCTGCTGGGATTCTTTGCCGCCAAGAAAGAGTTGATTCGCAGTCTGCCGGGGCGCCTGGCCGCAAGAACGACCGACATAGAGGGCAAGACGGGATTTGTGCTGACGCTTCAGACGCGCGAGCAGCACATCCGCCGCGAAAAGGCGACTTCGAACATCTGCACCAATCAAGCCCTGTGCGCCACGGCGGCGGCTATTTACATGAGCCTGATGGGCAGGACCGGGCTTAAGAAGGTGGCTCTACTGTCAGCGGAAAACGCTCAACTGGCCGCCCGTCAGATACTGGCCCTGGAAGGTTACGCGCCGTTTTCACAGGCTCCGTTCGTGAGAGAGTTCGCGATCAGGACTCCCCGTCCGGCTATCGAGGTGGTCCAGAGCATGATCGAACGGCACGGTGTGTTGCCGGGGATCAACGCCGGTCGCTGGTATAAGGGGCTGGAAAACTGCCTGATTGTCGCTTTCACCGAGTTGAGAACCCCCTCCGATATCGAGAAGCTCGTGGACGGCCTGAAGGAGTTGGCAGGCAGTGGTGTAT
Coding sequences within:
- the accB gene encoding acetyl-CoA carboxylase biotin carboxyl carrier protein, whose protein sequence is MSEKYIRKLIRLVEESEIESLEVSSWGRRIRITQRNAASSNGDRDAPAVVHTAQAVAPAVSQVAPVDRAAAPPAPETVEDTGRLVEIKSPMVGTFYAAPSPESDAYVSQNEKITSGQVVCIVEAMKLMNEIESEVSGRVVKILGENGKPVEFGQVLFLIDLAG
- a CDS encoding PilT/PilU family type 4a pilus ATPase, with the translated sequence MTLKQMLVEMLNRNASDLHIRVGIRPHIRVDGRLEQIATDPVTIESMDQIMTQVLNEKQIERFYRKNEMDLALSVAKLGRFRINLFRQRGTAGIAIRAVNTTVPSFQELNLPPTVQKLALEHRGLIIVTGTTGSGKSTTLAAMIEQMNADHPCNILTIEDPIEYIYRDKKSIISQREVGGDTETFASALRHAFRQDPDVILIGEVRDLETMSIALTAADTGHLVLTTLHTLNVVETVTRIISFFPPHQHQQIRLLLAGTLKAIICQRLLARSDMHGRVPALEVLINSGAIKDCLLDAQKTIDLPELLEQGGVQYGTQTFDQSIMMLYKQGMISFEDAMANASNPDDLDLRLKGITGAADRWTEEQSGSAGKSAGDAPGGFSKY
- the accC gene encoding acetyl-CoA carboxylase biotin carboxylase subunit, whose product is MFDKVLIANRGEIALRVIRACRELGLKTVAVYSEADRDALHVRFADEDVCIGPPQPRQSYLDFRRIIAAAEVTNAGAIHPGYGFLAENADFADVCESCGITFIGPTAQQIRQMGDKAAAKNLMREAGVPVIPGSDGVVASFKRATEIALEVGYPVMLKAVAGGGGKGMRICHDVADLERGFHVASTEAANAFSNPDLYLEKVIVNPHHVEIQVIGDVHGNFFHFGERDCSIQRRHQKLIEETPSPAITDELRRCMGQTSLQGARNVNYRGVGTIEYLVDSKGDFYFMEMNTRIQVEHPITEEAYEVDLVKDQILVALGEKLTYRQEDLRPRWAAIECRINAEDTQKDFRPSPGKIEAINVPGGPGVRVDKAVYAGYVIPPYYDSMLAKLIVRARSRREAIQRMKHSLTEFVVQGVPTTIPFHRKIFEHPDFTAGVYDTSFLEKYGNLQEAPEVPQKTAVTLRRPGEAESAGEPSGRHETVTINKDSE
- the gcvH gene encoding glycine cleavage system protein GcvH yields the protein MNVPADLKYTKEHEWVRVDGNTATIGITDWAQSELGDIVFVELPEVGIDVAQMGAFGTIEAVKAVSELYSPVTGKVVQINEVLENDPMAINRDPYGEGWMIKVEIPDTDQIEELLDPGVYTKLVEEH
- the gcvPA gene encoding aminomethyl-transferring glycine dehydrogenase subunit GcvPA, encoding MPYVSNTGDDRRRMLKTIGVDSFESLLDTVPEKLRLNRPLDIPAMSEPALLADIERLSSRNQQGLTCFAGGGVYDHFIPSALTALLGRPEFMTAYTPYQAEVAQGTLQVIYEFQTHICRLTGMEVANASMYDGATAAAEAAIIATAVTRRKKVVLSATVNPLFRQVVNAYLPVRGIEVVTVPMKDGVTDLNRLVDAVDEQTACVLVAQPNFFGHLEEIEPVRDASSKVGSRLVLAVDPIAQAVLKTPAEYGADIAVGEGQPLGMPMSFGGPLLGFFAAKKELIRSLPGRLAARTTDIEGKTGFVLTLQTREQHIRREKATSNICTNQALCATAAAIYMSLMGRTGLKKVALLSAENAQLAARQILALEGYAPFSQAPFVREFAIRTPRPAIEVVQSMIERHGVLPGINAGRWYKGLENCLIVAFTELRTPSDIEKLVDGLKELAGSGVLSGL